A DNA window from Hordeum vulgare subsp. vulgare chromosome 1H, MorexV3_pseudomolecules_assembly, whole genome shotgun sequence contains the following coding sequences:
- the LOC123402647 gene encoding LOW QUALITY PROTEIN: potassium transporter 1-like (The sequence of the model RefSeq protein was modified relative to this genomic sequence to represent the inferred CDS: deleted 1 base in 1 codon; substituted 1 base at 1 genomic stop codon), which translates to MLVGLIRSGEGHHDELGAGAAVPVRDPGADQGAPRRHRAQVVLISMAILFMLFSVQHFGADKVGYTFVLVISVWFLLIAGIEMYNLVVHDIGVLRAFSPMYIVQYFIRNGKNGWVSLGEIILCVTAQLQRHRVPSVALCYIGXVVYLRKFPHNVANTFYRSIPAPMFWPAFIVAILAGIIASQVMLSRAFAILSKALSLGCMPRVRVTFNL; encoded by the exons ATGCTGGTTGGACTAATTCGATCAGGAGAGGGACATCACGACGAACTCGGAGCGGGAGCGGCTGTACCAGTACGAGATCCCGGTGCTGACCAAGGTGCTCCCCGACGGCACCGAG CACAAGTGGTCCTCATCTCGATGGCGATTTTGTTCATGCTCTTCTCGGTCCAGCACTTTGGGGCCGACAAGGTCGGATACACCTTTGTGCTAGTCATCTCAGTGTGGTTCCTTCTAATTGCCGGCATCGAGATGTACAACCTCGTTGTTCACGACATCGGTGTTCTGCGGGCCTTCAGTCCGATGTATATAGTGCAATACTTCATAAGGAATGGGAAGAATGGATGGGTGTCACTTGGTGAGAttatcttgtgtgtcacag CTCAACTTCAACGACATCGTGTT CCGTCGGTGGCACTGTGTTATATTGGGTAGGTGGTTTACCTGAGGAAATTCCCACACAACGTTGCAAACACCTTCTACAGATCCATCCCAG CACCAATGTTCTGGCCAGCCTTCATCGTTGCCATTCTTGCTGGCATCATAGCAAGCCAAGTTATGCTCTCCCGTGCGTTTGCCATCCTCTCCAAGGCTCTCTCTCTCGGTTGCATGCCAAGGGTTCGAGTAACTTTCAATCTATAG
- the LOC123402656 gene encoding uncharacterized protein LOC123402656 produces the protein MGVLWSKPEPPPPVVLVPPLFNYPPIATRTRMSVPAYELMFGKLPLRTLFEDYFDNAGTVSSRIMLKPLEDPHVDLVANVSAAGDKASGTEVKGDALFRWQKDLYDPHTFVDVHVSTSEPMLKLRSCAYFPEYRLGAFGTIPLLMGNNR, from the exons ATGGGCGTCCTGTGGAGCAAGCCGGAGCCCCCGCCGCCAGTGGTGCTCGTGCCGCCGCTCTTCAACTACCCGCCCATCGCCACCCGCACCAG GATGTCGGTGCCGGCCTATGAGCTCATGTTCGGGAAGCTCCCGCTGCGCACTCTGTTTGAGGACTACTTCGATAACGCGGGGACCGTATCCTCGAGGATCATGCTCAAGCCACTGGAGGATCCTCACGTCGATCTGGTTGCCAAC GTATCTGCAGCTGGCGATAAAGCTAGTGGAACAGAAGTAAAAGGGGACGCTCTGTTTCGCTGGCAGAA AGACTTATACGATCCCCACACCTTTGTGGACGTTCATGTGTCGACTTCAGAACC CATGCTGAAGCTGAGGTCATGTGCTTACTTCCCTGAGTATCGTCTTGGTGCATTTGGGACAATCCCTTTGCTAATGGGAAACAACAGGTAA